A section of the Saccopteryx leptura isolate mSacLep1 chromosome 6, mSacLep1_pri_phased_curated, whole genome shotgun sequence genome encodes:
- the RTL1 gene encoding retrotransposon-like protein 1, translating into MIEPSEDSFETMMERKNPSSKQMESSEGSSNTTVETASSGAQEAAGPASGPAQEIEELPIDLLQDMEEPSSGPHREIKDPPNDLLQDLEESRNAARQEVGDPTGEAPGEMKEASNTPWGEPDEDDYDTDLAGWDDDDDNDSEEPSEAEAAAAEFMAKFRSLVSLYFRMQDLKEQQRVAEEILMEGISLGQLPSPKRFSGDRREYHEFIVLCQLILQSYPRMFCSDRLRVGYIIRHLSGVALDWAKGLIQENSPLIDDFPAFLEAMSEVFEYRQALRVAEDAMFNLRQGDRTATDYINEFQSLVPTLGWPDEVLQAHLCQGLKEEIRHYLFRVPQPDSLDSLIVLVLQIEEKLAERRAMLRLPPEARPRNLTWIDSPAPERWMVSSWLPCEVHPGINRNHLFLLLMVRVNPYHSVAVRALVDSGSGSNFMDEKFAQEHYVELYEKPYPQSIETMDGSLIGNEPVWLYTEPLVCLHQNHQESIEFDIVPSPHFSVILGIDWLRVHTPDVDWTRGRCTFHSPYCLQNCFRPPPPCIALEKHAVSLLPGLPPPYSDLADVFNPKEAADEETSDQPSSDGSDDLSESEPSELQQAGDSDHSETIHEGPSSAATWEPAGAGMQETAKPRNESWEPDLRDMLSNRQDYVQMIPELFDQLHGATWFTKLELRGTIVEESMKIQQTEDVWKAAFGLEPQKMESYQPFLICSDPLIPQKVMHFILKDLLGYSVLSYGHDVLVYSMSQEEHLQHVRQVLVRFRHHNIYCSLDRSQFHRHTAEFLGFVLTPKGVKLNKGIVTTITGYPIPGSKKSLRHLIQFIFPYRHFVERFSVITEPLVRQLLSPDPFYWGDEEQEAFECLKRAFRTAPLLYHPKPQNPFYLETGITQTALHATLIQVDEQTGKRVSCAFYSRQISPIEVDYSQLEMKVLPIRAAFMVWCRYLENTEEPIMILLNTEDLASLNNDRLTVLLPGHWVYFFSHFHFDIMARPEQDGGRPLPPVRKPKRRSLQARAATRSQRLFAMGGSFRDLLPESEEEENGDAPPQEDLSEQTLQHHYLTRFSVDQLLHNLLAHLTVAQIRAVILHFFRGLLYWKNTLSMAALLVMLQAKQRLPLLPAPALEVVPTGRSQRLVLDSSMLANRDIATALTQLLTQMPFAAGIHATVLAEGQALLPQASWALSLPPEFWMMLCEHFGVRVTPVEGPQPLLLGSHSLELHVVGDDVVLREALQDDLQRYRQCGLHDGLQDTSQDAQGDDVQENSVRGVPAQEPAATDPIPAPPVGQLAPLGIVGFLYNHLRGAQERPNLALEDPEAGTLVRFLAMLCAEATVPPRGRQARGGARLDELSDDDEDCAPWNASTYQYLPDSHHRESPGLHRTCELPTPPPARKDLRELQKREKSMLGEAGGQQKLEDMPRAARGAEEGPGLRGLKGMKKGII; encoded by the exons ATGATAGAACCCTCTGAAGACTCATTTGAGACGATGATGGAGCGTAAGAATCCATCATCAAAACAAATGGAGTCCTCCGAGGGCTCATCCAACACCACCGTGGAGACCGCAAGCAGCGGGGCGCAGGAGGCGGCGGGGCCGGCCAGCGGCCCAGCCCAGGAAATCGAAGAGTTGCCCATTGATCTCCTCCAAGACATGGAGGAGCCATCCAGTGGCCCACATAGGGAAATTAAGGATCCACCCAATGACCTACTCCAAGACCTGGAGGAGTCACGCAACGCTGCACGTCAGGAAGTGGGGGATCCGACCGGTGAGGCACCTGGTGAGATGAAAGAAGCATCCAACACCCCTTGGGGAGAACCAGACGAGGACGACTACGACACTGACCTGGCCGGATGGGACGACGACGACGACAATGATTCTGAAGAGCCGAGCGAGGCCGAGGCCGCCGCCGCGGAGTTCATGGCCAAGTTCAGGTCCCTCGTCTCTCTGTACTTCCGGATGCAAGACCTCAAAGAACAGCAGAGAGTCGCAGAAGAGATCCTGATGGAAGGGATCAGCCTGGGCCAACTGCCCTCCCCAAAACGCTTCTCGGGCGACCGCAGAGAGTACCACGAGTTCATCGTGCTCTGCCAACTGATCTTACAAAGCTACCCAAGAATGTTCTGCAGCGACCGCCTGAGAGTGGGGTACATCATCCGCCACCTCTCAGGCGTGGCCCTCGATTGGGCCAAAGGTCTGATACAGGAAAACAGCCCCCTGATCGACGACTTCCCAGCCTTCCTGGAGGCCATGTCAGAGGTGTTCGAGTACCGGCAGGCGCTGCGTGTGGCGGAAGACGCCATGTTCAACCTGAGGCAAGGGGATCGCACCGCCACCGACTACATCAACGAGTTCCAGAGCCTGGTACCCACCTTGGGCTGGCCAGACGAAGTCCTGCAGGCCCACCTGTGCCAGGGGCTCAAGGAAGAGATCAGGCACTATCTGTTTCGGGTCCCTCAGCCGGATTCGCTGGACAGCCTGATCGTGCTCGTCCTGCAGATAGAAGAGAAGCTGGCGGAGAGAAGGGCCATGCTCAGGCTGCCCCCTGAGGCCCGCCCTCGGAACCTGACCTGGATCGACTCACCTGCTCCGGAGCGCTGGATGGTCAGCAGCTGGCTGCCCTGCGAAGTCCACCCCGGCATTAACCGCAACCACCTCTTCCTGCTGCTGATGGTGCGGGTGAACCCTTACCACAGCGTCGCCGTCCGGGCCCTGGTCGACTCAGGGTCGGGCTCCAACTTCATGGATGAGAAGTTCGCCCAAGAGCACTACGTCGAGCTGTACGAGAAGCCCTACCCGCAGTCCATTGAAACCATGGACGGCTCGCTGATCGGCAACGAGCCGGTCTGGCTCTACACCGAGCCCCTGGTGTGCCTCCATCAGAACCACCAGGAGTCCATCGAATTCGACATCGTCCCTTCGCCCCACTTCTCCGTGATCTTGGGCATCGACTGGCTGCGCGTCCACACCCCCGACGTGGACTGGACCCGAGGCCGCTGCACCTTCCACTCGCCCTACTGCCTGCAGAACTGCTTCCGCCCGCCCCCGCCGTGCATCGCCCTCGAGAAGCACGCTGTCAGCCTGCTGCCCGGCCTGCCGCCCCCGTATTCCGACCTGGCCGACGTGTTCAACCCGAAGGAGGCCGCAGATGAGGAGACTTCCGACCAGCCAAGCTCAGACGGATCCGATGATCTTTCTGAATCAGAGCCCTCTGAGCTTCAGCAGGCTGGAGACAGTGATCACAGCGAGACCATCCACGAGGGTCCCTCCTCGGCGGCGACCTGGGAACCTGCGGGTGCTGGGATGCAAGAGACAGCCAAGCCGCGCAATGAATCCTGGGAGCCGGAT CTGCGGGACATGCTGAGCAACAGACAGGACTACGTGCAGATGATTCCGGAGCTGTTCGACCAGCTCCACGGAGCGACCTGGTTCACCAAGCTGGAGCTGCGGGGGACCATCGTGGAGGAAAGCATGAAAATACAGCAGACAGAGGACGTATGGAAAGCGGCGTTCGGTTTGGAGCCTCAGAAGATGGAGAGCTACCAGCCCTTCCTGATCTGCTCAGACCCTCTCATCCCTCAGAAAGTGATGCACTTTATCCTGAAAGACTTGCTAGGTTACTCCGTGCTCTCCTACGGGCACGATGTCCTGGTCTACTCCATGAGCCAGGAGGAGCACCTCCAACACGTCCGCCAAGTCCTGGTCCGCTTCCGGCACCACAACATCTACTGCTCCCTGGACAGGAGCCAGTTCCACCGGCACACTGCCGAATTCCTGGGATTCGTCCTGACCCCCAAAGGGGTGAAGCTGAACAAGGGCATCGTGACTACTATCACGGGATACCCCATCCCGGGCTCTAAGAAGTCCCTGCGACACCTGATCCAATTCATCTTCCCCTACCGCCACTTCGTGGAGCGCTTCAGCGTCATCACGGAGCCCCTGGTGCGCCAGCTGCTGAGCCCCGACCCGTTCTATTGGGGTGATGAGGAGCAGGAGGCCTTCGAGTGCCTGAAGCGGGCTTTCCGCACGGCGCCCCTCCTCTACCATCCCAAGCCCCAGAACCCATTCTACTTGGAGACGGGCATCACCCAGACGGCCCTGCACGCCACCCTCATCCAAGTGGACGAACAGACCGGCAAGAGAGTCTCCTGCGCTTTCTACTCCCGACAAATCTCCCCTATCGAGGTGGACTACTCTCAGCTGGAGATGAAGGTCCTTCCGATCCGGGCTGCCTTCATGGTGTGGTGTCGCTACCTGGAGAACACCGAGGAGCCCATCATGATCCTTCTCAACACTGAGGACCTAGCCTCTCTGAATAATGACAGGCTCACCGTACTTCTCCCGGGGCACTGGGTCTATTTCTTCTCCCACTTCCACTTTGACATCATGGCACGTCCGGAACAAGATGGCGGCAGGCCCCTGCCCCCCGTGCGGAAACCCAAACGCAGGTCTTTGCAGGCCCGTGCTGCCACCCGGTCCCAAAGGCTTTTCGCCATGGGAGGATCCTTCAGGGATCTGCTCCCAGAGTCTGAGGAAGAGGAGAATGGAGATGCACCTCCCCAGGAGGACCTGAGTGAGCAAACCCTCCAGCACCACTACCTGACCCGGTTCTCTGTTGACCAACTACTTCACAACCTCCTCGCCCATCTCACCGTGGCCCAGATCAGGGCTGTCATTCTGCATTTCTTCCGAGGCCTGCTTTACTGGAAGAACACCCTGTCCATGGCGGCCCTGCTGGTGATGCTGCAGGCCAAGCAGCGCCTCCCGCTGCTGCCAGCACCCGCCCTGGAAGTGGTGCCCACTGGGCGCTCCCAGCGCCTCGTCCTGGACTCGTCCATGCTCGCCAACCGTGATATCGCCACGGCCCTTACCCAGCTGCTGACCCAGATGCCCTTTGCAGCGGGCATCCACGCCACCGTCCTGGCTGAGGGGCAGGCCTTGCTACCGCAGGCCTCCTGGGCCCTGTCCCTCCCGCCCGAGTTCTGGATGATGCTGTGTGAGCACTTTGGTGTCAGAGTCACCCCGGTGGAGGGACCCCAGCCTCTCCTGCTCGGAAGCCACTCCCTGGAGCTGCACGTCGTCGGCGATGATGTCGTCTTGCGAGAAGCCCTGCAAGACGACCTGCAACGTTACCGTCAGTGTGGCCTGCATGACGGCCTGCAAGACACCTCGCAGGACGCGCAGGGGGACGACGTGCAGGAGAACAGCGTGCGAGGGGTCCCGGCGCAGGAGCCTGCAGCCACCGACCCCATCCCCGCCCCTCCGGTTGGCCAACTGGCCCCCCTTGGAATCGTCGGCTTTCTATACAACCACTTGCGTGGAGCCCAAGAGCGACCCAACCTGGCCCTTGAAGACCCCGAGGCCGGGACCTTGGTCCGCTTTCTGGCCATGCTCTGCGCAGAGGCCACCGTTCCGCCCCGGGGCAGACAGGCCAGAGGAGGAGCAAGGCTGGACGAGCTCTCTGATGATGATGAAGAC TGTGCTCCATGGAACGCCTCAACATACCAGTACTTACCGGACTCGCACCATCGAGAGTCCCCAGGACTCCACAGGACATGTGAACTCCCTACCCCGCCCCCAGCACGGAAA GACCTCAGGGAGcttcagaagagagagaagagcatgCTGGGAGAGGCCGGCGGGCAGCAGAAGCTTGAGGACATGCCCCGTGCAGCCAGGGGTGCAGAGGAGGGTCCGGGGCTGCGCGGGTTGAAGGGGATGAAGAAAGGCATCATCTAG